Proteins encoded by one window of Electrophorus electricus isolate fEleEle1 chromosome 17, fEleEle1.pri, whole genome shotgun sequence:
- the il2rga gene encoding interleukin 2 receptor, gamma a isoform X2: MRLMFCLFLFWTCPGSESKIPTNIRCLIINLEYVNCTWDEEGILQENYTFRSRFEKHAEKECPTYLKANNVNVGCILPYSEKDMQRFEILHACVFRHDGSVVIDYHHKMTNMVKLDPPYNLTVKFRDPELWLYWNTSSRAKSSCKESQVRYRTNGKEWRTQHMNIERNSFNVPYPSNRSMYEFQVRVRMSSNCGQSKIWSEWSNLLGWSSQKNTNDTVTLATSMAMMTVYFAGAAVLLITLSCLLMHSERLRVILVPVVPSPKNLGDLIERYDGNVENWLCISKELQDGFKPNFTERPCPVPTLLHCVGEMIKMYSLSVTLLYDST; the protein is encoded by the exons ATGaggttaatgttttgtttattcctCTTTTGGACTTGTCCCGGATCCGAATCTAAGATTCCTACTA ATATAAGGTGCCTCATCATAAATCTGGAGTATGTAAACTGCACATGGGATGAGGAAGGGATCCTCCAGGAAAACTACACATTCAGAAGCAG GTTTGAGaaacatgcagaaaaagaaTGTCCCACATATCTGAAGGCCAACAATGTCAATGTGGGCTGTATCCTGCCATACAGCGAAAAAGACATGCAAAGATTCGAAATCCTGCACGCTTGTGTATTCAGACATGACGGCAGTGTGGTTATAGATTACCAccataaaatgacaaacatgg TGAAGCTGGACCCTCCATACAACCTCACAGTGAAATTTAGAGACCCAGAGCTCTGGCTGTACTGGAATACCAGCAGCAGGGCCAAGTCATCATGTAAAGAGAGTCAAGTTCGCTACAGGACTAATGGCAAAGAGTGGCGA ACTCAACACATGAATATTGAGAGGAATTCCTTCAATGTGCCATATCCTAGTAATCGGAGCATGTATGAGTTCCAGGTCAGAGTTCGTATGTCTTCCAACTGTGGCCAGTCGAAAATTTGGAGTGAATGGAGCAATTTGTTGGGCTGGAGCTCCCAAAAGAACACCAATGACACAG TGACGCTGGCCACCTCTATGGCCATGATGACGGTGTACTTCGCAGGAGCGGCTGTGCTCCTCATCACTCTGTCCTGCCTGCTTATGCACAGTGAAAG GTTAAGGGTAATTCTTGTTCCTGTAGTACCAAGTCCCAAAAACCTCGGCGATCTTATTGAGAGATATGATGGCAATGTAGAG AATTGGCTCTGTAtctccaaagaactgcaggatGGTTTCAAGCCCAACTTCACAGAGCGTCCATGTCCAGTTC CTACCTTATTGCACTGTGTGGGAGAGATGATAAAGATGTACAGTCTGAGTGTTACATTACTATATGATTCAACATGA
- the il2rga gene encoding interleukin 2 receptor, gamma a isoform X1: MRLMFCLFLFWTCPGSESKIPTNIRCLIINLEYVNCTWDEEGILQENYTFRSRFEKHAEKECPTYLKANNVNVGCILPYSEKDMQRFEILHACVFRHDGSVVIDYHHKMTNMVKLDPPYNLTVKFRDPELWLYWNTSSRAKSSCKESQVRYRTNGKEWRTQHMNIERNSFNVPYPSNRSMYEFQVRVRMSSNCGQSKIWSEWSNLLGWSSQKNTNDTVTLATSMAMMTVYFAGAAVLLITLSCLLMHSERLRVILVPVVPSPKNLGDLIERYDGNVENWLCISKELQDGFKPNFTERPCPVREYRLVSQASTHGSDSVLSSPTLAPDYQLMHSYSVSTLPVSRETTQAPPPATTRTGQ, translated from the exons ATGaggttaatgttttgtttattcctCTTTTGGACTTGTCCCGGATCCGAATCTAAGATTCCTACTA ATATAAGGTGCCTCATCATAAATCTGGAGTATGTAAACTGCACATGGGATGAGGAAGGGATCCTCCAGGAAAACTACACATTCAGAAGCAG GTTTGAGaaacatgcagaaaaagaaTGTCCCACATATCTGAAGGCCAACAATGTCAATGTGGGCTGTATCCTGCCATACAGCGAAAAAGACATGCAAAGATTCGAAATCCTGCACGCTTGTGTATTCAGACATGACGGCAGTGTGGTTATAGATTACCAccataaaatgacaaacatgg TGAAGCTGGACCCTCCATACAACCTCACAGTGAAATTTAGAGACCCAGAGCTCTGGCTGTACTGGAATACCAGCAGCAGGGCCAAGTCATCATGTAAAGAGAGTCAAGTTCGCTACAGGACTAATGGCAAAGAGTGGCGA ACTCAACACATGAATATTGAGAGGAATTCCTTCAATGTGCCATATCCTAGTAATCGGAGCATGTATGAGTTCCAGGTCAGAGTTCGTATGTCTTCCAACTGTGGCCAGTCGAAAATTTGGAGTGAATGGAGCAATTTGTTGGGCTGGAGCTCCCAAAAGAACACCAATGACACAG TGACGCTGGCCACCTCTATGGCCATGATGACGGTGTACTTCGCAGGAGCGGCTGTGCTCCTCATCACTCTGTCCTGCCTGCTTATGCACAGTGAAAG GTTAAGGGTAATTCTTGTTCCTGTAGTACCAAGTCCCAAAAACCTCGGCGATCTTATTGAGAGATATGATGGCAATGTAGAG AATTGGCTCTGTAtctccaaagaactgcaggatGGTTTCAAGCCCAACTTCACAGAGCGTCCATGTCCAGTTCGTGAGTACCGCCTGGTGTCTCAGGCCTCCACTCACGGGTCTGACTCTGTCTTGAGCAGCCCAACTCTGGCCCCCGACTACCAGCTCATGCACAGCTACTCTGTCTCCACCCTTCCGGTCTCCAGGGAAACCacacaggccccgccccctgccacCACCCGTACGGGACAGTAA
- the slc9a6b gene encoding sodium/hydrogen exchanger 6b isoform X2 — translation MGFQKVWATGSRNCIICCFLCLTLFSRIETTGLVDAVTERQAEESHRQDSTKVLVFTLLLTLTILTIWLFKHRRFRFLHETGLAMIYGLLVGVILRFGVHVQPDVSNSTLTCVGKSRPSSLLLNVSGHLYEYELRGEVDSRSSDNLPSVDMLRKATFDPEVFFNILLPPIIFHAGYSLKRRHFFRNLGAILTYAFVGTVISSFVIGLVMYGCVALMNAIGQLDGDFFFTDCLFFGAIISATDPVTVLAIFSELKVDVDLYALMFGESVLNDAVAIVLSSSVVAYQPSGESSQALDGRAMLTSLGVFLAVLSGSFVLGSAAGVLTALVTKFTRLRDFPLLETALFFLMSWSTFLLAEACSITGVVAVLFCGITQAHYTYNNLSAESKSRTKELFELLNFLAENFIFSYMGLTLFSFQKHVFNPVFITGAFLAIFLGRAANIYPLSFLLNLGRTNAISLNFQHVMMFAGLRGAMTFALSIRDTATYARQMMFSSTLLIVFFTVWVFGGGTTPMLSFLKIRVGVEEEQESSVPGSEETVGTVGRRDTAWLFRLWYTFDHKYVKPLLTHSGPPLITTLPACCAPVAHCLTSSQTYEQDSDSELILNHSPSMLYSDLSVSADAVFDPSSSVQDQPLLQGPTHSVLSTEESPIVPGPVPLPPHSSPLSEPLRLRL, via the exons ATGGGATTCCAAAAAGTATGGGCCACTGGCTCACGAAACTGTAttatatgttgttttttgtgtctAACGTTGTTTTCTAGAATTGAGACTACTGGTCTTGTTGATGCAGTCACTGAGAGACAAGCGGAGGAAAGTCACAGACAAGACAGCACAAAAGTGCTCGTTTTTACACTTCTGCTAACACTTACTATCTTAACTATATGGCTCTTCAAACATCGACGCTTCAGGTTTTTGCACGAAACCGGACTAGCCATGATCTatg GCCTCTTAGTGGGTGTGATCCTCCGTTTTGGGGTCCACGTCCAGCCGGATGTGAGCAACAGCACACTGACCTGTGTGGGGAAGTCCAGACCCAGCTCCCTCCTACTCAACGTCAGTGGGCACCTGTACGAGTACGAGCTGAGAGGGGAGGTGGACAGCAGGAGCAGCGACAACCTCCCCAGTGTAGACATGCTCAGGAAG GCCACTTTTGATCCGGAGGTGTTTTTCAACATCTTATTGCCACCTATCATCTTCCATGCTGGCTATAGCCTCAAAAGG AGGCACTTTTTTAGAAATTTGGGCGCCATCCTTACCTATGCTTTTGTAGGCACTGTGATTTCTTCATTTGTTATTGG GCTGGTCATGTACGGCTGTGTGGCGTTAATGAATGCAATTGGACAACTGGATGGAGACTTTTTCTTCACAGATTGCCTATTCTTTGGGGCCATCATCTCTGCTACAGATCCAG TGACTGTTCTGGCCATCTTCAGTGAGCTGAAGGTGGACGTTGACCTATATGCACTGATGTTTGGGGAGAGTGTGCTCAACGATGCTGTGGCCATCGTGCTGTCATC ATCTGTTGTGGCATACCAGCCATCAGGAGAAAGTAGCCAGGCGTTGGATGGGCGTGCCATGTTGACGTCCCTGGGGGTGTTTCTGGCGGTCCTCAGTGGCTCTTTCGTACTGGGCTCTGCTGCTGGAGTTCTGACTGCTCTG GTAACAAAGTTTACCAGGCTGAGGGACTTTCCCCTGCTGGAGACTGCCCTCTTCTTCCTGATGTCCTGGAGCACGTTCTTATTGGCTGAGGCATGCAGCATCACTG gtgtagtggCTGTACTCTTCTGTGGAATCACACAGGCTCACTACACTTACAACAACCTTTCTGCAGAGTCCAAGAGCCGAACCAAAGAG TTGTTTGAGCTGCTGAACTTCCTGGCTGAAAACTTTATCTTCTCCTACATGGGGTTGACACTCTTCTCATTCCAGAAGCACGTGTTTAACCCTGTTTTCATTACTGGAGCCTTT CTGGCGATATTCCTTGGCAGAGCAGCTAATATCTACCCCCTGTCGTTCCTACTCAATCTGGGACGCACCAATGCCATCAGCCTCAACTTCCAGCATGTGATGATGTTTGCAG GGTTACGAGGAGCCATGACCTTTGCCCTGTCGATCAGGGACACAGCAACATATGCGAGGCAGATGATGTTTTCCAGCACTCTCCTCATTGTCTTCTTCACAGTGTGGGTGTTTGGTGGGGGCACAACCCCCATGCTATCCTTCCTGAAGatcag aGTGGGGGTTGAGGAAGAGCAAGAAAGTTCT gTGCCAGGGTCAGAAGAAACAGTAGGAACAGTTGGTAGACGTGACACCGCCTGGCTCTTCAGACTGTGGTACACATTTGACCACAA ATATGTGAAGCCCCTGCTCACCCACAGTGGTCCACCCCTCATCACCACTCTGCCTGCCTGCTGCGCACCTGTAGCACACTGCCTCACCAGCTCTCAGACCTATGAG CAAGACTCTGACTCAGAGCTCATCCTGAACCACAGTCCCAGCATGCTGTACAGTGACCTATCAGTCAGTGCTGACGCAGTCTTtgacccctcctcctctgtccagGATCAGCCTCTGCTGCAGGGACCAACTCATTCTGTTTTGTCCACTGAGGAGTCCCCGATAGTCCCAGGCCCTGTCCCTCTGCCGCCCCATTCCTCGCCCCTCTCGGAACCCCTCCGTCTAAGACTGTGA
- the slc9a6b gene encoding sodium/hydrogen exchanger 6b isoform X3, with translation MGFQKVWATGSRNCIICCFLCLTLFSRIETTGLVDAVTERQAEESHRQDSTKVLVFTLLLTLTILTIWLFKHRRFRFLHETGLAMIYGLLVGVILRFGVHVQPDVSNSTLTCVGKSRPSSLLLNVSGHLYEYELRGEVDSRSSDNLPSVDMLRKATFDPEVFFNILLPPIIFHAGYSLKRRHFFRNLGAILTYAFVGTVISSFVIGLVMYGCVALMNAIGQLDGDFFFTDCLFFGAIISATDPVTVLAIFSELKVDVDLYALMFGESVLNDAVAIVLSSSVVAYQPSGESSQALDGRAMLTSLGVFLAVLSGSFVLGSAAGVLTALVTKFTRLRDFPLLETALFFLMSWSTFLLAEACSITGVVAVLFCGITQAHYTYNNLSAESKSRTKELFELLNFLAENFIFSYMGLTLFSFQKHVFNPVFITGAFLAIFLGRAANIYPLSFLLNLGRTNAISLNFQHVMMFAGLRGAMTFALSIRDTATYARQMMFSSTLLIVFFTVWVFGGGTTPMLSFLKIRVGVEEEQESSVPGSEETVGTVGRRDTAWLFRLWYTFDHKYVKPLLTHSGPPLITTLPACCAPVAHCLTSSQTYEDQPLLQGPTHSVLSTEESPIVPGPVPLPPHSSPLSEPLRLRL, from the exons ATGGGATTCCAAAAAGTATGGGCCACTGGCTCACGAAACTGTAttatatgttgttttttgtgtctAACGTTGTTTTCTAGAATTGAGACTACTGGTCTTGTTGATGCAGTCACTGAGAGACAAGCGGAGGAAAGTCACAGACAAGACAGCACAAAAGTGCTCGTTTTTACACTTCTGCTAACACTTACTATCTTAACTATATGGCTCTTCAAACATCGACGCTTCAGGTTTTTGCACGAAACCGGACTAGCCATGATCTatg GCCTCTTAGTGGGTGTGATCCTCCGTTTTGGGGTCCACGTCCAGCCGGATGTGAGCAACAGCACACTGACCTGTGTGGGGAAGTCCAGACCCAGCTCCCTCCTACTCAACGTCAGTGGGCACCTGTACGAGTACGAGCTGAGAGGGGAGGTGGACAGCAGGAGCAGCGACAACCTCCCCAGTGTAGACATGCTCAGGAAG GCCACTTTTGATCCGGAGGTGTTTTTCAACATCTTATTGCCACCTATCATCTTCCATGCTGGCTATAGCCTCAAAAGG AGGCACTTTTTTAGAAATTTGGGCGCCATCCTTACCTATGCTTTTGTAGGCACTGTGATTTCTTCATTTGTTATTGG GCTGGTCATGTACGGCTGTGTGGCGTTAATGAATGCAATTGGACAACTGGATGGAGACTTTTTCTTCACAGATTGCCTATTCTTTGGGGCCATCATCTCTGCTACAGATCCAG TGACTGTTCTGGCCATCTTCAGTGAGCTGAAGGTGGACGTTGACCTATATGCACTGATGTTTGGGGAGAGTGTGCTCAACGATGCTGTGGCCATCGTGCTGTCATC ATCTGTTGTGGCATACCAGCCATCAGGAGAAAGTAGCCAGGCGTTGGATGGGCGTGCCATGTTGACGTCCCTGGGGGTGTTTCTGGCGGTCCTCAGTGGCTCTTTCGTACTGGGCTCTGCTGCTGGAGTTCTGACTGCTCTG GTAACAAAGTTTACCAGGCTGAGGGACTTTCCCCTGCTGGAGACTGCCCTCTTCTTCCTGATGTCCTGGAGCACGTTCTTATTGGCTGAGGCATGCAGCATCACTG gtgtagtggCTGTACTCTTCTGTGGAATCACACAGGCTCACTACACTTACAACAACCTTTCTGCAGAGTCCAAGAGCCGAACCAAAGAG TTGTTTGAGCTGCTGAACTTCCTGGCTGAAAACTTTATCTTCTCCTACATGGGGTTGACACTCTTCTCATTCCAGAAGCACGTGTTTAACCCTGTTTTCATTACTGGAGCCTTT CTGGCGATATTCCTTGGCAGAGCAGCTAATATCTACCCCCTGTCGTTCCTACTCAATCTGGGACGCACCAATGCCATCAGCCTCAACTTCCAGCATGTGATGATGTTTGCAG GGTTACGAGGAGCCATGACCTTTGCCCTGTCGATCAGGGACACAGCAACATATGCGAGGCAGATGATGTTTTCCAGCACTCTCCTCATTGTCTTCTTCACAGTGTGGGTGTTTGGTGGGGGCACAACCCCCATGCTATCCTTCCTGAAGatcag aGTGGGGGTTGAGGAAGAGCAAGAAAGTTCT gTGCCAGGGTCAGAAGAAACAGTAGGAACAGTTGGTAGACGTGACACCGCCTGGCTCTTCAGACTGTGGTACACATTTGACCACAA ATATGTGAAGCCCCTGCTCACCCACAGTGGTCCACCCCTCATCACCACTCTGCCTGCCTGCTGCGCACCTGTAGCACACTGCCTCACCAGCTCTCAGACCTATGAG GATCAGCCTCTGCTGCAGGGACCAACTCATTCTGTTTTGTCCACTGAGGAGTCCCCGATAGTCCCAGGCCCTGTCCCTCTGCCGCCCCATTCCTCGCCCCTCTCGGAACCCCTCCGTCTAAGACTGTGA
- the slc9a6b gene encoding sodium/hydrogen exchanger 6b isoform X1 has product MGFQKVWATGSRNCIICCFLCLTLFSRIETTGLVDAVTERQAEESHRQDSTKVLVFTLLLTLTILTIWLFKHRRFRFLHETGLAMIYGLLVGVILRFGVHVQPDVSNSTLTCVGKSRPSSLLLNVSGHLYEYELRGEVDSRSSDNLPSVDMLRKATFDPEVFFNILLPPIIFHAGYSLKRRHFFRNLGAILTYAFVGTVISSFVIGLVMYGCVALMNAIGQLDGDFFFTDCLFFGAIISATDPVTVLAIFSELKVDVDLYALMFGESVLNDAVAIVLSSSVVAYQPSGESSQALDGRAMLTSLGVFLAVLSGSFVLGSAAGVLTALVTKFTRLRDFPLLETALFFLMSWSTFLLAEACSITGVVAVLFCGITQAHYTYNNLSAESKSRTKELFELLNFLAENFIFSYMGLTLFSFQKHVFNPVFITGAFLAIFLGRAANIYPLSFLLNLGRTNAISLNFQHVMMFAGLRGAMTFALSIRDTATYARQMMFSSTLLIVFFTVWVFGGGTTPMLSFLKIRVGVEEEQESSVPGSEETVGTVGRRDTAWLFRLWYTFDHKYVKPLLTHSGPPLITTLPACCAPVAHCLTSSQTYEQQDSDSELILNHSPSMLYSDLSVSADAVFDPSSSVQDQPLLQGPTHSVLSTEESPIVPGPVPLPPHSSPLSEPLRLRL; this is encoded by the exons ATGGGATTCCAAAAAGTATGGGCCACTGGCTCACGAAACTGTAttatatgttgttttttgtgtctAACGTTGTTTTCTAGAATTGAGACTACTGGTCTTGTTGATGCAGTCACTGAGAGACAAGCGGAGGAAAGTCACAGACAAGACAGCACAAAAGTGCTCGTTTTTACACTTCTGCTAACACTTACTATCTTAACTATATGGCTCTTCAAACATCGACGCTTCAGGTTTTTGCACGAAACCGGACTAGCCATGATCTatg GCCTCTTAGTGGGTGTGATCCTCCGTTTTGGGGTCCACGTCCAGCCGGATGTGAGCAACAGCACACTGACCTGTGTGGGGAAGTCCAGACCCAGCTCCCTCCTACTCAACGTCAGTGGGCACCTGTACGAGTACGAGCTGAGAGGGGAGGTGGACAGCAGGAGCAGCGACAACCTCCCCAGTGTAGACATGCTCAGGAAG GCCACTTTTGATCCGGAGGTGTTTTTCAACATCTTATTGCCACCTATCATCTTCCATGCTGGCTATAGCCTCAAAAGG AGGCACTTTTTTAGAAATTTGGGCGCCATCCTTACCTATGCTTTTGTAGGCACTGTGATTTCTTCATTTGTTATTGG GCTGGTCATGTACGGCTGTGTGGCGTTAATGAATGCAATTGGACAACTGGATGGAGACTTTTTCTTCACAGATTGCCTATTCTTTGGGGCCATCATCTCTGCTACAGATCCAG TGACTGTTCTGGCCATCTTCAGTGAGCTGAAGGTGGACGTTGACCTATATGCACTGATGTTTGGGGAGAGTGTGCTCAACGATGCTGTGGCCATCGTGCTGTCATC ATCTGTTGTGGCATACCAGCCATCAGGAGAAAGTAGCCAGGCGTTGGATGGGCGTGCCATGTTGACGTCCCTGGGGGTGTTTCTGGCGGTCCTCAGTGGCTCTTTCGTACTGGGCTCTGCTGCTGGAGTTCTGACTGCTCTG GTAACAAAGTTTACCAGGCTGAGGGACTTTCCCCTGCTGGAGACTGCCCTCTTCTTCCTGATGTCCTGGAGCACGTTCTTATTGGCTGAGGCATGCAGCATCACTG gtgtagtggCTGTACTCTTCTGTGGAATCACACAGGCTCACTACACTTACAACAACCTTTCTGCAGAGTCCAAGAGCCGAACCAAAGAG TTGTTTGAGCTGCTGAACTTCCTGGCTGAAAACTTTATCTTCTCCTACATGGGGTTGACACTCTTCTCATTCCAGAAGCACGTGTTTAACCCTGTTTTCATTACTGGAGCCTTT CTGGCGATATTCCTTGGCAGAGCAGCTAATATCTACCCCCTGTCGTTCCTACTCAATCTGGGACGCACCAATGCCATCAGCCTCAACTTCCAGCATGTGATGATGTTTGCAG GGTTACGAGGAGCCATGACCTTTGCCCTGTCGATCAGGGACACAGCAACATATGCGAGGCAGATGATGTTTTCCAGCACTCTCCTCATTGTCTTCTTCACAGTGTGGGTGTTTGGTGGGGGCACAACCCCCATGCTATCCTTCCTGAAGatcag aGTGGGGGTTGAGGAAGAGCAAGAAAGTTCT gTGCCAGGGTCAGAAGAAACAGTAGGAACAGTTGGTAGACGTGACACCGCCTGGCTCTTCAGACTGTGGTACACATTTGACCACAA ATATGTGAAGCCCCTGCTCACCCACAGTGGTCCACCCCTCATCACCACTCTGCCTGCCTGCTGCGCACCTGTAGCACACTGCCTCACCAGCTCTCAGACCTATGAG CAGCAAGACTCTGACTCAGAGCTCATCCTGAACCACAGTCCCAGCATGCTGTACAGTGACCTATCAGTCAGTGCTGACGCAGTCTTtgacccctcctcctctgtccagGATCAGCCTCTGCTGCAGGGACCAACTCATTCTGTTTTGTCCACTGAGGAGTCCCCGATAGTCCCAGGCCCTGTCCCTCTGCCGCCCCATTCCTCGCCCCTCTCGGAACCCCTCCGTCTAAGACTGTGA
- the fhl1b gene encoding four and a half LIM domains protein 1b, with the protein MTDRFDCFYCRDDLGGKKYIKKNDRPVCVRCFEKFCANTCTECRRPIGTDSKELHHKGRYWHDDCFRCSKCYKNLAKESFSMKDNRILCGTCGSREDAPRCHACYKPVLAGTESVEYKGSTFHDDCFTCYQCKQPICTKSFLTKNNNIYCSPCHEKKFAKQCAGCKKAITSGGVNYQDQPWHSDCFVCCVCEKPLAGTRFTSHQEMIYCVDCYKSNVAKKCNGCQNPITGFRKATNVVNYEGGTWHDYCFNCKRCSLNLADKHFISKNGDIYCTNCSKKL; encoded by the exons ATGACGGACCGCTTTGACTGTTTCTACTGCCGTGACGATCTTGGCGGCAAGAAGTACATTAAGAAGAATGACAGACCAGTCTGCGTGCGCTGTTTCGAAAAGTTCTGTGCCAACACCTGCACTGAATGCCGCCGGCCGATTGGCACAGACTCTAAG GAGCTCCACCATAAGGGACGCTACTGGCATGACGATTGTTTCCGCTGTTCAAAATGTTATAAGAATCTGGCCAAAGAGTCGTTTAGCATGAAGGACAACAGGATTCTGTGTGGGACGTGCGGCTCCCGTGAGGATGCGCCCCGTTGCCATGCCTGTTACAAGCCTGTTCTGGCAG GTACTGAGAGCGTGGAGTACAAAGGCTCCACGTTCCATGACGACTGCTTCACCTGTTACCAGTGTAAACAGCCCATTTGCACCAAAAGCTTCCtgaccaaaaacaacaacatctaCTGCAGCCCGTGCCATGAGAAGAAGTTTGCCAAGCAGTGCGCTGGCTGCAAGAAG gcCATCACATCCGGAGGGGTGAACTACCAGGACCAGCCGTGGCACTCGGACtgctttgtgtgctgtgtgtgtgagaagccgCTGGCAGGAACGCGTTTCACGTCCCACCAGGAGATGATCTACTGCGTGGACTGCTACAAAAGCAACGTGGCAAAGAAATGCAATGGCTGCCAAAACCCCATCACCG GCTTTAGGAAAGCCACTAATGTGGTGAACTATGAAGGAGGAACCTGGCATGACTACTGCTTCAACTGCAAGAGGTGCTCGTTAAACCTCGCAGACAAGCACTTCATTTCCAAAAACGGAGACATATACTGCACCAATTGCTCAAAGAAACTGTAG